The following coding sequences are from one Nicotiana tabacum cultivar K326 chromosome 1, ASM71507v2, whole genome shotgun sequence window:
- the LOC142163008 gene encoding uncharacterized protein LOC142163008 produces MWALKRLNLDWAEAANLRLTQLNEMEEFCFYAYESSVVYKERIKFVHDKKILKREFKLGDLFLLFNSRIKLFPDKLKSKWSGPFKVVNASPFGDVELDSEDGLRTFKVNGQRVKHYLGTDGEKHLVEQLSLKDGLRLTNV; encoded by the coding sequence atgtgggcatTAAAAAGGTTGAACTTGGACTGGGCTGAAGCTGCGAATTTGAGGCTaacacaactcaatgaaatggagGAATTCTGTTTCTATGCATATGAAAGTTCAGTTGTGTATAAAGAAAGGATAAAGTTCGTCCACGACAAAAAGATCTTGAAACGGGAGTTCAAGTTGGGTGACTTGTTCTTGCTCTTTAACTCAAGGATCAAATTGTTTCCGGACAAGCTCAAATCAAAATGGTCTGGTCCATTCAAGGTGGTCAATGCCTCTCCTTTTGGAGATGTGGAACTAGACTCGGAGGATGGGCTCCGAACCTTCAAAGTAAATGGCCAGCGAGTTAAGCATTACTTGGGCACAGATGGAGAAAAACACTTGGTGGAGCAGTTGTCTCTTAAAGATGGTCTACGCCTGACCAACGTGTGA